The Dethiobacter alkaliphilus AHT 1 region TGTTTAACAGTGGCATGAACAAGCCCATGGTGATAAAAGAAAAGGCATTTATGCCCACGATCCCTTTAAGGATGGCGTAGTCTTTACCCGTCCAGTGGAGAAGCAGCAAGATTATGGCCGCTGATGCTATGCCTAGTCCACCCGTTCCCACTAAGCCAATGATAATCCCCAGGGTTGTTTGAGCTAATTCCGGCTCCAAAAAGACATTGGCGGAAATCAGCCAGGGAGCCAGTACGTTTACCCCCATAACCTGCAGCGCATAGATCAAAGCATTAATAATAACTGTCCCGATAATGCCGAAAACCGTAATCTGCACAACAGAATCTTTCATGATTATTCACCTCTTCGGGAAATTTCTTAGCTTAAGATTATTTTCAGCATTTGCCAGGAATCATCTTTATATACTTTTTAGCAGCAGGCAGATAGTTTTTTTATTTTATCAGCGTATTTTGTAGGTTTAATGCCGTATCGTGCCGAATATTTGTAGAGCAATTAAAATTCAAAAGAGAGCTTCTTTGATCTGGAGGTAAAATGAAAAACGCAACCATTACCGGGTGGGGCAAATGCATGCCCCCTGCTGTTTTAACCAACGATGATATTTCTACGTTTCTTGATACCAATGATGAGTGGATTGTTACCCGTACAGGGATGAAAGAACGTCGCATTTCCCATGTGCCAATCAGTGAACTGGCCCATGTGGCTTCGGTACGGGCGTTGGCCGCTGCGGGAGTAGACGCCTCGGATGTAGACTTGATTATTTTTGGCAGTTGTACGCCGGATGAAATAGTACCCAATTCGGCATCGCTGGTTCAGCGGTTACTGGGAATAGAAAAGGCAGCGGCATTTGATATTAATACCGCCTGTACCAGCGGTATGTATGCCCTTTCTCTGGCTTCGTCCCTGATTAGGACCGGGACTGCCCGCACAGCCTTGGTAATCGGGGCAGAGGTGATCTCCAATGTGCAGGACTGGACAGATCGTAATGTGGCGGTGTTGTTTGGTGACGGAGCAGCTGCTTTTGTCCTGCAGGAGACAGAGGAGGAAGAGGGGGTGCTGGCAGACAAACTGGGGTGCCTGGCAGAATCCCGTGATATTTTGCGGGCACACGGTATGGGTACGCGCTATATTGATGGCCAGACTATCCTGGGCACTGTTTGGTGGAACTTCCAGGGACAGGAGATTTTCAAGAAGGCTGTCTTGGGCATGTGTGAAGCTTCTGCGCAAGCTTTAGAGAAAGCGGGCCTGTCCACTGACCAGATTGATCTGGTGGTGCCGCATCAGGCCAACCTGCGTATTATTGATGCGGTGGCCAAAAGATTCGGAGTTCCTGCGGAGAAGGTTTTTATTAATATTCATAAGTACGGTAACATGTCTTCCGCCACTACTCCCGTAGCTCTTGTGGAAGCCATTGAAGAAGGGTATGTGAAGCCGGGGATGAACATACTGCTTCCTGCCTTTGGTGCAGGCCTTACCTATAGTGCCCATATTATCCGCTGGGGTGAGCGGGTTGAGCCCGTGGGCTCTGCTGAGATCGAACTGCCGCCGTGTGAAAAAACAGGACTGGAGCTGGTCAGAGAAATGATGCAACGCCCCCGTGCAGGAGGTCCATTCTAATAAAGTTAAGGATGTGCTTTGGATGGGATGCATTCTTTGGGCAGTGTTATTTGTTCTTTGTTGGCCACTGGCATTATTTTTTCTGGTATTATATCCAATAGCTTGGTTGATACTGCTGCCTTTTAGGTTGCTGGGTTTCACAGTTAGGTTTATTTTGGATTTTATCTGGGCTGTTGTGACATTACCGCTTCGCCTGCTTAAAAGATTCTGAGCGTCAAAGTGTGAGATTCCTTTGGATCTCACACTTTTTCTTGCACCGGTAGGAAATTATAACGCTTCGCAGTTTGCGAAGCTGCTAAGGAAACCGGTATCAAAGGCACGCGTTGAGGGAACTGAATAAGCGTGCCTTTTTTAAACTAAAGGCAAATGGAAGCATAACGGTTAAAGTTGGCTAAAGGATTTGCCTGAAATAGTGCGAATAATAGTGTACAGATCGACAGGGAGATGATTTTTTGAGCTGCATTTTGCTTGTTGAAGATGATAAGACCATAGCCATGGGGATTGAGTATGCACTTACGCAGGAAGGGTTTACTGTGGAAGTGTGTCATTCCGCTGGTTATGCCAGGGAAAGATGGGGTAAAGGCGGTTTTAGTCTGGTGATATTAGATGTTTCGCTTCCCGATGGTAATGGGTTTGAGTTGTGCCGGGAGTTTGGGGGGCAAAGTGATACACCGGTAATTTTTCTCACCGCCTGTGATGAGGAGGTTAATGTGGTGATGGGCCTGGACATGGGGGCCGATGACTATATAACCAAGCCTTTTCGGGTGCGGGAACTGGTTTCTCGTATTAAAAGCGTTTTGCGCAGATACAACAAGTCTATGCCCAATAACGCAGAGATAAATTTGGGTAAGCTAATAATTAACACCGCGGAAGCCAAAGTCTACAAAGATGGTGAGGCTGTTTTGCTTACAGCCCTGGAATACAGGCTGCTTCTGACTTTGGCCAACAGCAAAGGCCTGACTCTCACCAGAAATCAGATTCTGGAAGGCCTGTGGGATGTGGCGGGAGATTTTGTTAACGACAATACCTTAACGGTTTATATTAAGCGTTTGCGGGAAAAGATTGAAGATGACCCGCAGCAACCCCAGATTATAAAGACTGTTCGCGGCCTGGGCTATAAGGTGGGTGAGTAGGTTGAGTATCTTGCGAAACCCGGAAGCCAAAAAGCTTTTCGCTGCATTTGCAGGATTATTTTTATTGTTTATCTTGCTTGCCGGGGTATTTAGCCTGGTTACCTCCCGGCAATTCCAAAGCACTGCAGAGCAGACTCATGCGGCTGTCGTGGGTGCTGTTATTGCAGAATATCCGGATGCAGAGCAGGAAGTTGTCCGGCAAATTTTAAATGCAGATGAAGAAGCTGTGTCACAAGGACAGGAGATCTTATCCAGGTACGGTATTTATACCGATGATATTGGGGTCAATACAGGGCTGTTGCAGAGTAATTTCCGGGTTACTCTGTTGTTATTTCTGCTGTTTTCTGTATTGATCAGCGGAGCTTTTATTGTGCCGGTAAGCAAATTCCTAAACAGGCAGTACGGAGAAATTCAGGAAGTTACCCGTTATGCGCAAAAGATAGAAAGCGGTGATTATTCGCTGGATATACGCGATAACAGTGAGGGCGATTTAAGTATCCTGAAAAATGAAATCTATAAAATCACCACAACCCTGAAGTCGCAGGCCGCCCTTTTGCAGCAGGAAAAAATAGCACTGGCCGATTCCATGGCCGATATCTCTCATCAGCTAAAGACTCCCATGACATCCATGCTTGTTCTAAATGATATTTTGTCCCGGGAGATGCCGGAAACGGAGAAAAAGGAATTTCTGGCGAGAATGAAAGCCCAGCTAAGCAGGCTTGAATGGTTGGTTACTTCGCTTTTGAAGCTGGCCAAGTTCGATGCCGGAACCGTTGTGATGAAAAAGGAACAAGTATTGGTGGGCCAACTGGTGGAGAAGGCGGTGGCCGCCATGGAGATTCCCCTGGATATTAAAATGCAGCAGGTGCAAATAAGTGGGGCCTCTGATGTTAGTTTTATAGGTGACTTGAACTGGTCCTGCGAGGCACTGATTAATATCCTGAAGAACTGCATTGAGCATACACCGGAAAGAGGCCGGATTAATATTTCTTTTTCAGAGAACCCACTTTTTACCGAGATTACAATTACAGATAGCGGCGTTGGTATTGCTAAAGAAGATCTGCCGTATCTTTTTAATCGCTTTTATAAGGGAAAAAACGCCGGCGATGACAGCGTGGGCATCGGCCTGGCCATGGCTCACACCATAGTGAGCCGGCAGGGCGGAGATATTGCCGTGCAGAGTGAAGCGGGCAGCGGCGCCCAATTTACCATTAAGCTTTATAAAGATACGGCAACCCAGCGGGCAGATTTAGCTTAACAAAAGTGACCAAATTGTCACCTAAACAGTCACGGTAAAGTCACTTTGGGCAGTTATGATAGAAGCATCAAAGTTAAGGAGATTGATGACATGGAAATACTCAGAGTTGAAAACCTGTCCAAAGTTTACGGCAAGGGAGCAACACAGGTAAAAGCGCTTGATGATGTATCTTTTCAGGTTAACCGGGGAGAATTTGTGGCCATTATCGGAGCCTCCGGTTCGGGAAAATCCACCCTGCTGCACATTCTCGGCGGTGTGGATGTGCCCACCTCAGGCAAGGTTTTTATTGAGGATACGGATATTTATAAACTAAACGAGACCAACCGGGCCATTTTCAGGAGAAGACAGGTGGGGCTTATCTATCAGTTTTATAACCTGATTCCCATTTTAAACGTGGAGGAAAATATCACCCTGCCGCTTTCATTGGATGAGCAAAAGCTGGATAAAAACTATCTGGCGGAAATTATTGAAACATTGGGGCTTCAAAAGCGCACCGGGCATTTGCCCAATCAGCTCTCCGGGGGACAGCAGCAAAGAGTATCCATTGGCCGCGCCTTAATTAACAAGCCGGCACTGGTTTTGGCTGATGAACCCACCGGTAACCTGGACAGTAAAAATTCCAGAGAAATAATTGATTTACTGAAGCTGTCCAATAAACGCTACAACCAAACCATGATTATGATTACCCATGACAATCAAATCGCCCTGCAGGCCGACAGGATAATCACCTTAGAAGATGGCCGCATCCTCAAAGATGAGGTGATCCGGTCATGAGCATTTTAAAGCATTTAACCTTGCGTATGTTGAAGCTGAACAAAAAACGTACCTTGGTGACCATTGTCGGTATTATCCTTTCCGCGGCCATGATTACCGGAGTCAGCTCCATTACCGCCAGTTTTCAGGACTATTTCATGCAAAGAGCCATTGAAACCGACGGGAATTACCATGCTTCCTTTTATGATGTGGAGACTGACAATATCAGATATATCGCAGACAACCCGTTTGCCAAGGAAACAATGCTTAGTCGGAACAGAGGGTTTGCGGCTTTTGATGAAGCAACAAATGAGTTAAAACCTTATCTGTTTATTAAAGAGTACGATGCGGTGGCCATGGAGCACATGCCCATTCACCTTGCGGAGGGCCGTTTCCCCCAAAGTCACGGAGAAATGGTTATTACAGAAGATGTGCAGGCCATTGGCGGCAGCAGGTATGATATCGGCCAGTCCGTAACCTTGGAGATAGGCGACAGAGTTGATCAGGGTATTGTTTTAACAGGCGAGTGGTTTCAGGAAACGGAAACACTGCAGACACAAGCAACCGCAACTTATACAATTACCGGAATTATCAGCAGGCCCGACTTCGAGAGCGGCAGCAGCCCCGGCTATACGGTGGTCACCTACTTAGATGCGGAGAAGCTGCAATCAAGCGAGAGGATAAACGTCTCCATTCTTGGTCAAAATCCAAGAAACATCTTTGAAAAGGTGCCTGAAATTGCGGACAATGCAGAAGTAGAATCGTATTCATATAATAATAATCTTTTAAGGGAGATGGGTGTCTCACAGAACAACAACCTGGATAATTTCCTGTATTCAATTACACTCATCATCATCCTTTTAATCTCCGTGGGATCCATCACTGTTATCTATAATGCCTTTGCCATCTCCGTTAGTGAACGCAAGAAGCAGTTTGGTATGCTGGCCAGTGTGGGGGCCACGCCTGGGCAGATAAGAAGAAGTGTCTTTTTCGAAGGGCTGATTCTGGGAGGTATTGGTATTCCCATTGGTATACTCTCAGGCCTGGGCGGAATCGGTGTCACTCTGGGTATAGTGAACCGGCTGTTAATTGAGCCCATGTTTATGGGTAATGCGGTGCTGCGGCTGGTGGTGTCCCCAGCAGTAATTTTAATCACCATCTTCTTTGTAGCCACCATTATTTTTCTGTCCGCTTTTATTCCTGCTAAATTAGCAGCGAGAATTTCTCCCATTGATGCAATTCGCTTGAACACAGATATCAATATTAAAGGAAAAGCGCTAAAGACCTCCAGGCTGTCACGCTATCTGTTTGGTATTGAGGGAGAGTTGGCGCTGAAGAACCTGAAACGAAACCGGAAAAGATACCGGGCCACAGTTTTTTCCCTGGTAATTAGCATTATCCTGTTTGTGACCATTTCATCTTTTATGCAGTACGGCTTTGTTAGCACCAATATGTATTACGGCGAGCTGCCTTATAATGTGACGGTAAGAGATCACAGAAATGCTGACGTACAGCAGGCCTTTTATAATCAGGTTGCGGCCATGGAGGGCGTGGAGCGGTACTCGGTTGTGAGAACAATATGGGCCGTTGCCGATAATCTTGACCGTTCCCAGTTTAGTTCCTATGCCCAGGAAAATCTGATTGAGTTCCTGGTTAATGAAGGAGGGAACTACTACTACGACTTTAACATTCTGGCGCTGGGGGAAAAAGAATTTGCGGCCTATGTGGCTGAAATAGGAGTTGAATCCGCAAAGTTACAGGATACAGAGAACCCCCGCGGGATTTTGCTTAATAAGGGAGTTGCCAATGACGGCAGAGTCCAGGAGATAGAGCTTTTAAGCCTGCGGTCAGGCGACAAAGTTTCATTGGCTGACGGATATTCGTTTTGGGACAGCAATGAAGCAAAGATGAAAATAGAGATTGGAGCAGTCACAGATATTCGGCCCTTTGGTATCAATAACCTGGGTGTCTCCATGGTCAATCTGATTGTTGCCGATGAAGTTTTTGATAAGCTGCTGGAATCAGTGCCGGAAGAAAGCCCTGTAAGCGGACAGTTGTTTATCCAGGCGGAAGACAGTGCCGGCCTTGTTGACGGTATAAACGAATTGGCCCGGCAAAGCGGCAATAATTCCCTGGCTGTCAGCGATATCTCCGCTCAGCAGGAAGAGTTAAACAACACCCGAACAGTCTTTGCCATCTTCCTATATGGCTTCCTTACCCTGATTACCTTAATCGGTGTAACCAACATCTTTAACACCATTAGCACCAATGTGGCGCTGCGCCGCCGGGAATTTGCCATGCTAAAGTCTGTAGGACTCACACCCAAAGGATTTAACCGCATGATAAACTACGAAAGCATTTTCTATGGTCTAAAAGCTTTAATGTATGGACTACCCATCAGCATCGCCATCAGCGTGCTGATATACAACTCCTTTAGTAACATGTTCGGTTTTGCCTTTGTCCTGCCCTGGCGTGAAATTGCCTACTGCATCATCGGCGTCTTCATCATCGTCTTCTTAACCATGATGCATGCCAGCCTCAAACTAAAATCCGAAAACATCATCGATGCCCTCAAAGCCGAGTAGGGGTCAGGTCCGACATCCCCACATTTCTCAACCTTTCGTTGCAAGACGTTAATTATAGGAGCATATCAGAAAGCACCATTGCGTGCTTTCTTTTTTTAATCAAACATGAAGATTTTATGGCGATGGTTTCCAGGCAGATTAGTAAATGCTATAATGTTAGATATGTTATCTTAGGCACATATGAAGTTATGGAGGCGCTTGCTTTGACTGAAAAATGCGTGCAAACTGAAAAGATACGTGACCGGTATAACCGCACTGCTGCTTATTATGATTATATGGACAAAATGATTAGCCCTGCACTGCGTAGGAAGGCTCTGGCCCATGCCAAAGGGCATGTGCTGGAAGTTGGGGTAGGCACAGGTGCTAAC contains the following coding sequences:
- a CDS encoding ketoacyl-ACP synthase III, which gives rise to MKNATITGWGKCMPPAVLTNDDISTFLDTNDEWIVTRTGMKERRISHVPISELAHVASVRALAAAGVDASDVDLIIFGSCTPDEIVPNSASLVQRLLGIEKAAAFDINTACTSGMYALSLASSLIRTGTARTALVIGAEVISNVQDWTDRNVAVLFGDGAAAFVLQETEEEEGVLADKLGCLAESRDILRAHGMGTRYIDGQTILGTVWWNFQGQEIFKKAVLGMCEASAQALEKAGLSTDQIDLVVPHQANLRIIDAVAKRFGVPAEKVFINIHKYGNMSSATTPVALVEAIEEGYVKPGMNILLPAFGAGLTYSAHIIRWGERVEPVGSAEIELPPCEKTGLELVREMMQRPRAGGPF
- a CDS encoding response regulator transcription factor, coding for MSCILLVEDDKTIAMGIEYALTQEGFTVEVCHSAGYARERWGKGGFSLVILDVSLPDGNGFELCREFGGQSDTPVIFLTACDEEVNVVMGLDMGADDYITKPFRVRELVSRIKSVLRRYNKSMPNNAEINLGKLIINTAEAKVYKDGEAVLLTALEYRLLLTLANSKGLTLTRNQILEGLWDVAGDFVNDNTLTVYIKRLREKIEDDPQQPQIIKTVRGLGYKVGE
- a CDS encoding sensor histidine kinase, with product MSILRNPEAKKLFAAFAGLFLLFILLAGVFSLVTSRQFQSTAEQTHAAVVGAVIAEYPDAEQEVVRQILNADEEAVSQGQEILSRYGIYTDDIGVNTGLLQSNFRVTLLLFLLFSVLISGAFIVPVSKFLNRQYGEIQEVTRYAQKIESGDYSLDIRDNSEGDLSILKNEIYKITTTLKSQAALLQQEKIALADSMADISHQLKTPMTSMLVLNDILSREMPETEKKEFLARMKAQLSRLEWLVTSLLKLAKFDAGTVVMKKEQVLVGQLVEKAVAAMEIPLDIKMQQVQISGASDVSFIGDLNWSCEALINILKNCIEHTPERGRINISFSENPLFTEITITDSGVGIAKEDLPYLFNRFYKGKNAGDDSVGIGLAMAHTIVSRQGGDIAVQSEAGSGAQFTIKLYKDTATQRADLA
- a CDS encoding ABC transporter ATP-binding protein, with amino-acid sequence MEILRVENLSKVYGKGATQVKALDDVSFQVNRGEFVAIIGASGSGKSTLLHILGGVDVPTSGKVFIEDTDIYKLNETNRAIFRRRQVGLIYQFYNLIPILNVEENITLPLSLDEQKLDKNYLAEIIETLGLQKRTGHLPNQLSGGQQQRVSIGRALINKPALVLADEPTGNLDSKNSREIIDLLKLSNKRYNQTMIMITHDNQIALQADRIITLEDGRILKDEVIRS
- a CDS encoding ABC transporter permease, encoding MSILKHLTLRMLKLNKKRTLVTIVGIILSAAMITGVSSITASFQDYFMQRAIETDGNYHASFYDVETDNIRYIADNPFAKETMLSRNRGFAAFDEATNELKPYLFIKEYDAVAMEHMPIHLAEGRFPQSHGEMVITEDVQAIGGSRYDIGQSVTLEIGDRVDQGIVLTGEWFQETETLQTQATATYTITGIISRPDFESGSSPGYTVVTYLDAEKLQSSERINVSILGQNPRNIFEKVPEIADNAEVESYSYNNNLLREMGVSQNNNLDNFLYSITLIIILLISVGSITVIYNAFAISVSERKKQFGMLASVGATPGQIRRSVFFEGLILGGIGIPIGILSGLGGIGVTLGIVNRLLIEPMFMGNAVLRLVVSPAVILITIFFVATIIFLSAFIPAKLAARISPIDAIRLNTDINIKGKALKTSRLSRYLFGIEGELALKNLKRNRKRYRATVFSLVISIILFVTISSFMQYGFVSTNMYYGELPYNVTVRDHRNADVQQAFYNQVAAMEGVERYSVVRTIWAVADNLDRSQFSSYAQENLIEFLVNEGGNYYYDFNILALGEKEFAAYVAEIGVESAKLQDTENPRGILLNKGVANDGRVQEIELLSLRSGDKVSLADGYSFWDSNEAKMKIEIGAVTDIRPFGINNLGVSMVNLIVADEVFDKLLESVPEESPVSGQLFIQAEDSAGLVDGINELARQSGNNSLAVSDISAQQEELNNTRTVFAIFLYGFLTLITLIGVTNIFNTISTNVALRRREFAMLKSVGLTPKGFNRMINYESIFYGLKALMYGLPISIAISVLIYNSFSNMFGFAFVLPWREIAYCIIGVFIIVFLTMMHASLKLKSENIIDALKAE